The Candidatus Binataceae bacterium sequence CTCCAATTCTTTTTGCGACCGGCTCAGCTCCGTCTGGGCAATCGCCTTTCGAGAGGTAACCGCGAGCCAGTCCTTCCTGTGCGATCGATGGCGGTAGGCAGGCTCCAACCAGCTCGCCGCGCTCAACGAATACTCCGGGCACCATTCGGTAAATCCCCGCCGGCGCGGCGCTGTCGGTTAGTGAAATACGCAGTCCAAGAACCCATGCCAGCGAGACCAACAGAGCCATGGAAAAGGCTGAACCGACCATCGCCAAGACGGGTCTCCGAGCGTGCCGAAGACCCTCAAAATGCAGCCTTCGATCGGCTGGGCCTGAGGTGCTTTTCGCCGTACTGTGCAGTTGGCCGACCAGGATGCTCTCAAGTGGGGGAAAGGCCGTGAGAATGTTGGAGAAAACGCCGGATCTGCGGCACTGCACCGCAGATGCTTTATCTTGCTCTACGAACGAACGCCCTTTACCCCACTTCTTCACCCCTCCGAACACAGCACTCACAGCCCTCCGTCCGCCCGCACCAGATCTCAACAATCTGATCACAGATCTCACTCCATCCCGAACTCCGACGCACATCGCTTTACACTCCGCCCTGACCATCAGGAGCGCTGGCGGGCAGTTTCCGATCTGAATGTGCCAGCCCGTTCGTTGTTGCAGGCTTTCGAGAACGGTCTCTCCCCGCGGTCTTCCCGTTCAAGCCATCGATCTCGTCGCGCATCTGTCGCGTCAGGCGGGTGATCGACTCGCAGATTGTCGCGTTCAGATCGAAACCCGCCTCGCTTGTGCTCTCTCGCAGCCGATCGATCTCCGCCTTCACCGAAGCTGGTACACGCAACGTGATCGTCTGGGTCGGTTCTTCCTTGCGTTTCAGCACTCCCATCGACCTTCTCCTTGAAGCGGTTTTGTGTACGTTTTCATCCTCGCTCGCGCATGTGCTCCGTGTACAATTTGTGTACGTTCAGCCTTTGTAGGCCGCCGGAAACACGAGATCCTCTGTGACCATCACGTTGAACTGGTAGCCGGGCCGGATCTCGATCGTCGGTGGGCGATTCATCCCCTGGCCGATCATCTGCTGACCCACGGCGCCGAACTGTCCCGACGCAGCAGATCCGGCCGTCTGACTCGCCATCGCCCACTGGTTCGGCTGTGAGTAGCCGTAGGGTCCGTAAGTCGCGCCGGCTCCGAACGTCGCCATCTGCCCTACCATCTGGCCGGCGCTGATAAGACTCATGAGCGCCGCGGTGCCGAAGGTTCTCATGTAGTGGTTGTTCACTTCGTCGGTGAACCCCGCGTAGCCGCCCTGATCAGCTCCCGGCATCTGCGGGAGATTCATGCTCGAGGTGTTCGGGAAGATGAGCCGCTGCCATGCGATCTCGACCCGTTGCTGACCATAGGCGGAGGCGTTCTGGTATATGCCGATGAGTCTGCTGCCCTGCGGGACCAGCAGGTATTTTCCGGTGGCGCTGTCGAAGACGTTCTCGCTGACCTGGGCGAGAATCGGCCCCGGCAAGTCGGAGTTGATCCCACTTACGAGTACGGCTGGAATCACGCTTCCCGCCATCACCGAGAACGCCGATGCGGGCGGGTGGAGTGTCACGGTGGGATCAGTGGAATTGCCAGTGTTGAAGTTCGTGCTCTGTTGGCCATTCGCGTGGGCGATTTCCAGCGTGCCGCCGCCGTGAAAAACGGAGACCATCTGCGGCGCTTCAAGCGCCTTCATGTACTTCTCTTCCGCCCATTGCGCGTAACGGGTTGGCGGTCGCGGCGGTGCGTTTTGGATCGGCGCTTGCGCGGTCGCGACCACAACGGGAGGCGGTACGAAAGCCGGTGCTGCGAGTGGCTTGCCGCCGTGCGCGGCGAGGTCTGCAATCTCTCCGCTGTTTCGTGCCGATGCTCCCGGATCGTCAACCTGCTTCTGTACACCCGAGGTCCCGAAACGGGATGACTCTACGCCCAGCGCTACCACCACGCCGCTCACAATCGCGACGACGGCGAAGGTAATCAGTATGAGCCGGTTGAATCGACCGCCTCCGGGGTGCTCCTGGTCCAGCAAGCCTTCCGATTCGTCCCGAAGATCGCCCTGGCCGTCCAGTCTCATATCCTCAGTCGCCATGGTGCTCACCTCGCCGCTCCCGCGTAGCTGATCGTCACTCGGTCCTGATCGCGCCCGACTCCCGAGACGAGGATTGCGTCGGTGACTAAGCGGTCGACGACGTAGTAGTTTCCCTTGACCCTGTAGTTCACCATCTGGGTTCCGCTGCCTGCGTTAACGAGCAGCGCCGGCGCTTCACTCGACTTCATTCCCGGTGGCATCTGGATGTACACGTGCGAGCCGTCATCGAAGGCGCGAATCGGCTTCCACGGAACGTTCGCTCCGCCCACGGTGTACGCGAAGTTGAGTTGTGCCGGATTGACGTTGGCAACCTTCACGACGTTGCCGGAGTCGTCGCCCGGCGGATCGGCCGTGGTATCCTGTTGTGCCTTGGGGGCGGAGTCGGCATTTTTCATCGCCGTTATCAGCTCGTCGGGGTAGTAGAACTCGACCTCCTGCACCGCGTGGCTTCCGCGCGAGCGGAGCAGGATGTGGTAGATGTGCTTCGTTGTGTAGATCGTAAGGTTGGTCTGGATGCCCGGAGCTTGCGGCTTAACTGCGAGATGCGGCACAGGGTTTCGCGGGTCTCCCGAGGAAGCGGGCGTTGCCATCCAGCGCTCGCTGTCACCAATCGCAACGTCGGTGATCGTCTCGCCTGGCTGCAGCTGAATGTCTGAAGTTCGCAGCGGCTCGCAATCGACTGCCGGCTGGGGACCTTGGTTATACGGATAGAGCGTGTACCCCGGTGTCCTGTAGATCGCCCAATCGCCGCTCTTGTCGTGCGCTTTGACAGCCTCCTGAACCTCGGGCGGCTGCTCGGCAAGGATCTGCTCTGGAGTTGGCGGAGCTGGCGACGCCGCCGTTGCGGGTTCCGCCTCGGTTACGAGTTTGAGCGGAGGAGGTGCTGGCTGTTTCGTCGCACAGGCTCCTAAAGTTAGCGCCAGGGCGAATGCTCCTGCGATGGCGGTCCTTCTCATCGCTCTGCCTCCCTGCGGGCGTTGTTGCCGGGTTAACCTTGCTGTTCGGTCCAGCTAATCTGCGTTACGCAAAAGCCGAGAGGATTGCTGACGATCGCGTCGTCGGAACTCGGCGGTACAATTTCGGTTTGCAGCGCAGCTTCCCAATGGGACGGTGACCCGACCGCGATGCCGTTTAGGTCGCGCTGCTGCTCGGTCCAGCGCACCTGGTAGCTGCGGGTTGAGAGCCTAAGGATCGAGTCGATTTGAACCGAGACGGTCTGCTTCTCGGCGATCTTGAACGGGTTATGGGTGAAGTTGTCGGAGTGGTAGTACTCGTCGAGAAAGCGGTCCGCGGCGCCGCGTGTATGCGCGAGCAGTGCGTTGAGCGTCTGATGCTCTACCTGGGGATCGCTGGTGACCGAGCGGGCGTCGCGGATGAAGGCCGCTAGCTCGTAGCGTTCCATGCGCGCGGTTACGTCCGGCAGGGCAATCGGCGTGAGGGGTTGCGGGACCGTCAGGGCGTATCCCATCTTGTCGACTTCAACGACGTAGGGGATGTAGCGGCTGCGATTGCTGATCCAGACGATACCGCTGGCGAGAATCAGGCTCAGGAGCAGGAGGCCGCCAGCGGCGATCTGCCAGTTGCGTTTTCCGAGAACGAGGTCAGCGTATCGTTCGTCCCATTCGCGACGCGCTTCAAGATAAGGATTGCTCTCCATGCGAACGCCCTCACGGTGAAAATCTGAAACTCACACATCAAAGTGCGGCTCGCTGGCTTTTCCTATTGAGCAAGTTCCTTGCCGGAGTCTCGATCTTGGCGTCATCCGAGAGACAGTGCCCAACGAATTTAGTGCAGTACGGGAGTGCTCAGTTACGCGACGATGGAGATTTCGTCGAGCGACTCAGATGGTTAAGTCTGTCAGCCAGCGGTGTTCAGATGGTGGGGTTTCAAACTCGAGAAAGTGTCCACGAAGTGTCCAAAGTGTCCACTTATGAGACGAACTGAGCCGATCACTCGGCTCAGAAAACCCTTGATTTTCCTACGCAGTCTGATCTGAGATGATCCGAGATTACCCCTTGCGCGGGATTCCTAATCCTGGGGCCGTGGGTTCGAATCCCGCAGGGGGCGCCAGATTTCCCGCGAATAAGTTGGGCTTATAGCGCCGACCGTGGTCGTTGTCAAGCGAAGAACAAGGTGACTTTGGCTGTACTTTGGCTCGCCGGCATTATCGATATGGTTTTTGCAACAACGCGGGTCGGGCGACGCGGTCACGACTGGGGACGAACTGTCTTCGAGAAGCTGAACGAACAGGGTTGAGGGGAAAAAGAGCTGTCGATGCGGCTGCTTGGCGTCTTCAGCTTGCTAAATGCAACCGCTGTAGTCTCTTTGCGTTTTTCGCTCAATCCATTATATCTGCGGCAGTAGACTGGCTTCGTCTATACCCTTCTTTTTGGAACTGACGACGGGGGGTCCGATGGACGCCATGGGGACTCGGCGAACATCCAACCTAGAGTCGTGAGCACGGGAGGGTGCACTCTCTCTTTGGGGAGGCTTCCATCATGCCGCGTCGAAAGCCGAAGCTCCGCGTGCCCAGCGTCGATGATCGACTAATTTACTCGACGACCCTCCCTCGTTCACTCTCTTCTCGACTCAGCGAAACGGGCTGGGGCATTGGCATCCTCATTCAGCGGCTTCACCCGACACGGGTGCTTCCAGGCGAAGTCCGCGCGGCACAGCCGACTGTCTAAACAATTGTGAGTCACGGGAGACACCAGTATACGAGGGAGCCAATGGAAACCCCATTTCAGATTCGCCGTCCGCGAAGCGACGACCGTCCGTTGTGGGACGTGTACTTCGCACTCCAAGGCAGCGCCGCCATTCTCGCGGCGCATAAGCTCAAAGTGTTCGCGCTGCTGGGCGAGCGCCCGCGGAGCTTGTCGGAGGTTTGCGACGCTCTCACACTGGCGCCGCGCCCGGCAGAAGCGCTCCTTTCCATAAGCGCAGCGGCGGGATTCGTCGAACTGCGAGAGGGACGTTACCGCCTTACTTCGGTAGCGGAAGATTACCTCCTCGAATCCAGCCCAACTTACTTCGGTTCGCATTGGCAGAATATCGTCATCGACTTGGAGTCGATGTACTCGATCAGCAGCGTAGTAAAAGCTGCGCAAACCGATTCGCCCCAAGCATACGGCGGAGGGGACTGGACTAAGTCGCATGAGGAGCGCGCAGAGCTCGCTCATGCCTTCACTCTCGCGATGCACAGCTGCAGTATGGGACCGGCGCTCGCCTGGCCGGACAAGCTTGACCTCTCTGCGAATCGACAGATGCTCGACATCGGTGGTGGCTCTGGTGCGCACTGCATAGGCGCGCTCACGCGATGGCCAAACCTAAGGGCGACTGTCTTCGATATGGAGCCGGTTTGTAATGCAGCCCAAGAGATCGCCTTGCGGAACGGCCTGACGGATCGGATTGGAACTCATATCGGGGATCTTTGGCAGAGCAACTTTCCGAAAGCTGACCTGCACTTCTATTCGATGATCTATCACGACTGGCCACCCGACAGATGTAGTTTCCTGACCGAGAAAAGCTACGCGAGCCTGCCGAGCGGCGGGCGCATTGTAATACACGAGATGCTCTTTAACGATGAACGCACCGGTCCATACGCAGTCGCGGCATTCAATATAACAATGCTGCTGTGGTGCACAGGGCAGCAGTATTCAGGGGGACAGCTGATACAAATGCTGAGTCAAGCGGGTTTCGGTAAGCTCGAAGTGATACCAACCTTTGGCTACTGGAGCATCGTTACGGGTGTGAAGCTCTAACCCTTCCCAATTGCCGTCATGTATGAACGCATCGTTAAAAATTACGAAACTATCGGACGGCGAAGCGGAAGAAGCAGGGCAGACACTCGCTCGGGCTTTCCACGACGATCCGCCCTTCGTGCACTTCGTTCCGGAGGCGGCGCAACGGGTTAGGGTATTATCGTCCTTTTTCAGTCGCTTCGCCCGATACGGCATGGTATCGGGCGAGGTGCAAGGCACCGCCGACCGTAGGGGTATTGCGATCTGGCTTTCGCAGGAGCATGCAAGCTCTAAACTCGCGACGCTCGCCGGACTAGACCAGCTGTCAGTGATATTCGGCGACGTAGGGTTCGCGCGCCTATCGGCATTTCTCACTTTCATGGAGAAGCTGCATCACGATTCGATGGCCGCAACCCATTGGTACCTGGCATTCATTGGAGTTGACCCTACTCATCAGGGCAAGGGCGTTGGTACTGCTTTACTGAAACCAATGCTCGACCGGGCCGAAGCAGAGGCTCTCCCCTGCTACTTGGAGACGTTCCTGGCGAGGAACGTACCCTTCTATCGGAAGAACGGATTTAACCTGCTGTCGGAAGGTGTCGAACCATCGAGTAAATGCCAGTTCTGGACGTTTGCGCGAGACCCGAAGTCGGGCGGTTTAGGGGAGACGTCATTCCGTCGACCGCAGAGCGGCTAGCGCGAACTCTAGCAGGATGCGGAAAAAGGATCGCATTTCTGTTTGGTGAGATGTAGAGGAGTAAATAAGCGGCGGCGGAGGGTGAGGTGATGCGGGGTACGGACCACGAGCAGAGCGGGATGTTCAGTTACGTTTCGGCCGAACGGCGGGTGCCCAAGGATCATCCGTTGCGACCGTTGCGCGTGATGGTCGACGAGGCGCTGAGGGCCCTGGGGCCGCGCTTCGCTAGGCTCTACGCCACGAGCGGGCGACCTTCGATCGCGCCGGAGAAGTTGCTGCGAGCGCTGTTGCTGCAAGTGCTCTACAGCGTTCGCAAGTGAGCGCATGCTGATGGAGCAACTTGATGACAATCTGCTGTTCCGCTGGTTCGTCGGACTCAGCATGGACGACGCGGTGTGGGACGTCACGGTCTTCACCAAGAACCGGGAGCGCCTGCTCGCAGGCGAAGTGGCACAAGGCTTTTTTCAACAAGTGGTGGCGCAAGCGCGGGCTCAAGGGTTGCTCTCGGCCGAGCACTTCACGGTTGATGGCACCTTGATCGAGGCCTGGGCCGGGCACAAGAGCTTCAAGCCCAAGGACCGCTTATCGACGCCGCCGGATGAACCCGGTAATCCAAGCGTGGATTTCCGCGGCGAGCGACGCGCCAACACCACCCATCAATCGACCACCGACCCGCAAGCGCGACTGTACAAGAAGGCCAACGGGCAGGAGGCCAAACTCTGCTGCCTCGGCCACTTGCTGATGGAGAATCGCAACGGTCTGGTGGTGAACACGCGGCTGACGCAGGCGACGGGACGCGCCGAACGCGAGGCCGCGCTGGCGATGGTAGCAACGCTCCCGGCTTTGGGCGCGTGACGCTCGGCGCCGACAAGGCCTACGACGCCCAAGCGTTCGTCCGGGAGTTGCGCGATCATGCCGTCACGCCGCACGTCGCGCAAAAGCCAGCCACTGCGATCGACCGCCGCACCAGCCGCCATCTCGGTTACGCGCTCAGTCAGTGGCGGCGCAAACGGGTCGAGGAAGCCTTCGGGTGGCTCAAGACCGTCGCTTTGTTGCGCAAGACCCGGCATCGCGGCGTAGCCCGGGTCGGCTGGATGTTTACCTTCGCCGCCGCGGCCTACAACCTCGTGCGCATGCGCACCCTCTCGGTAGTTACTACTTGAATCGCAGCGCCGATGACTGCCGCGGACCCACTCGACTCTCATCCGCGCGGTAATTCAGATGATCATCGAATCTTGGAAGCTAAAGAAACTCGTGACTGCAACAGCATTTTTCCGCAGTCTGCTAGAGGCACTATCTGACCCCAACCACGAAGAACACGGCCACATGAAGAGTTGGGTCGGGCGGCCGTTCGATCCAAAACGTGCCAGCCCTCCTGTTGTTGCTGGATCGCGCGGATTTCTTTCTGGTCTTGGCGAGCGCGCCGGGCACGAAACGTGTTTTGCGCAGTCAGGTGAGCAGGCTTTTTGGTCTTTACGGTGTGGCAGGAAAGGGGCGGCGCAAATTTAAGCAGGAGCGCAGATTCCAAACATCTGCCTGCAGAAGGCAGTTGATGAAAATACCGAGGCCATCCGCTGAGAGGTAGGCTCCGCCACCCGTCAGGCGGCCAGATCCAACTTCACCAACGTCGAGCGGTCCACGACGCGGCGGTCACCTCTAACCGCATGGGCGGCAACAACGCAACCGCCATCGCCTGAACGAAGGGGTTACTATAGAGAATTTAGGGTGCTGCGCTCGAGGATTCTCGCCATCACTGTCGCCCTGCCCGGCGCGATCCTTTTGTGGTGCTGCGTCGCGCGAGCCCAACTCAGCTATGACAACGCTCAGGACACCGTTTTCCCGCACTCGCAAACCCTTCCGGTGTGGCTCTCCGGCCAGGGCAATTTCATCTTTCAATGGCATCCGCGCTTTCCAGCCCAATATAGCGGTCCCCACAGCTTCGAGCATGCCTCCGAGCAGGCGCTTTCCGAAGTAACCACGCTCTACACCGGCGTGCGGTTGGACCAGACTACTGAGGCCATTCTGGACCTCGAGAGCGCCGGTGGCAGCGGCCTCAGTCAGGCCCTCGGACTGGGAGGTTTTACCAATGCGGATGCGACCCGCAATCCACAGTTGGACGCGACGCCTTATCTGTCGCGGCTTTGGCTGCGCAAGGTGATCGCGTTGAGCGACGATACTGAGACGGTTGAGCGCACGCCACTCTCGATGCTGACGACGCTACCGGTGCGCCGGCTCGATATCCACGTGGGCAAACTCGATCTCGTCGATTTCTTCGATCTCAACAGTGTCGCGAATGATAGCCACACGGACTTTATGAACTGGACCGTGGTCAACAACGGCTCCTACGATTATGCCGCGGACACCCGTGGCTATACCTACGGAGCGATTTTCGATTACGAAGATCGCTCGTGGGGCTTTCGTTTCGGCGAGGCCTTGCTCTCAAAGCGCGCCAATGGATTGAACCTCCAAAAGAACTTGCAGGATGCTCATTCCGAGAACTACCAAGTCGAATACCGCCCGCACCTGATCAAAGGCAGGAGCAGCGTCATTCGCCTGCTCGCCTTTACCAATTTCGCCAACATGGGCAACTACCATCAGGCGATTGATCGTTTTCTGCATCACGCAACGCCGACCCCAGAGATCAGCGCGCATCCGCGTCAGACCAAGCTCAAATACGGTTTTGGTCTCAACGCCGAGCAGGCATTCACTGACTATATTCGTGGTTTCCTTCGCGTCGGATGGAATGAAGGTCAGTATGAGTCTTTCAACTATACCGAGGTGGACGCGACCGTTGCGTTTGGCGGCGACTTAAGCGGCGCGCTCTGGAGCCGCCCGCGGGACAGGTTCGGAGTCGCTTTCGTCGGCAACGCGATCTCACGGCGGCATCAGCAGTATCTCGCCTTGGGCGGACTGGGTTTTATCCTCGGCGACGGCCGCCTGACCTACGGCCCCGAGAAGATCATGGAGTGTTACTACAGTCTTCCCATACCGATTCACAGCGGCTTCTTCGCCGCACCCGATCTGCAGTACATCGACAATCCCGGCTACAATCGCGACCGCGGCCCGGTGATTGTGCCGGGCCTCCGCTTGCATATCGAACTCTGAGTATCGCCGACCCGCCCCGAGAGCGCTCTAACTCAGCCGCGCTAGTGTCGTGTAACGTAAATAACTTCTAACCATACGGCTGCAAACGTCTTGTATTTGCGACCGCCCCTTCGGGATTCCGCATGTAGATAAATAGGTTACATGACACTAGAACATCCGCGGCGGCTCGAGTCCGACGCCGAGCGTGGCCTTGAAGACCTTGAACAACTGGTCGATATCCCACGGCCCCTGATTCATCAGCACGCGGTCCGGCGCCATGTGCGTGTAGCGCGTGATCCGATAGCCTGACGCGCCAAAACACTGGCCGGTGACGTTGGCGGCTTCGTCGCTGCACAGGTAGACGATAATCGGCGGCACATTCGCTGGGTCCATCGGTGTCCCCGCGACCGACTGACTATCGCTCGGCGCATTCGGCATCCGCCCGCCCGGTATCGTGTCGGTCATTCGCGTCGCCGCTCCCGGGAAGATCGCGTTGACTGTGACGCCGTACTTTTGCATCGAATTCGCCGCGCTGTAGGTGAGCCCGAGAATGCCGGCCTTCGCCGCCGCGTAATTCGGCTGACCCGGACTGCCCTGCGCCGAGTTCGACGAGAAATTGATAATCCGCCCGAACTTCCGCTCGCGCATGTGCGCCGTCGCCGGACGCATTGTGCAGAAGTGGCCGCGCAGATGGACCCGCACGACGGCGTCCCATTCCTCGACCGTCATGTTGAAGATCATGCGGTCGCGCAGGATGCCGGCGACATTCACCAGAATGTCGAGCTGGCCGTAGTCTTTGATCGCCTGGTTGACCAGCCCTTCGCCGCCCTCGGGCGTCGAGATGTCCAGGTGATTTGCCGCCGCAAGGCCGCCTGCAGCCGTGATCTCCTTCACTACGTCGTCGGCCGGCGATGAGGTTTCTTTCTGCCCGGCGACGGTCACCCCTAGGTCGTTGATCACCACCGTTGCGCCCTGCGACGCGAGCGCTTTTGCGACTTCGCGGCCGATCCCGCGCCCACCGCCGGTTACTGCGGCGATTTTGCCTTCAAGATGACGTGCCATCATGTCTCCTTCAACGGCGCCTCGCGCCTGTCCGTGGAATTGTTGTCACGCTTATAGCGCAAAAACGCTCGATCCGCCCACTCCACCGATGGCTGACGACGATTA is a genomic window containing:
- a CDS encoding TrbI/VirB10 family protein; amino-acid sequence: MRLDGQGDLRDESEGLLDQEHPGGGRFNRLILITFAVVAIVSGVVVALGVESSRFGTSGVQKQVDDPGASARNSGEIADLAAHGGKPLAAPAFVPPPVVVATAQAPIQNAPPRPPTRYAQWAEEKYMKALEAPQMVSVFHGGGTLEIAHANGQQSTNFNTGNSTDPTVTLHPPASAFSVMAGSVIPAVLVSGINSDLPGPILAQVSENVFDSATGKYLLVPQGSRLIGIYQNASAYGQQRVEIAWQRLIFPNTSSMNLPQMPGADQGGYAGFTDEVNNHYMRTFGTAALMSLISAGQMVGQMATFGAGATYGPYGYSQPNQWAMASQTAGSAASGQFGAVGQQMIGQGMNRPPTIEIRPGYQFNVMVTEDLVFPAAYKG
- the trbG gene encoding P-type conjugative transfer protein TrbG, translating into MRRTAIAGAFALALTLGACATKQPAPPPLKLVTEAEPATAASPAPPTPEQILAEQPPEVQEAVKAHDKSGDWAIYRTPGYTLYPYNQGPQPAVDCEPLRTSDIQLQPGETITDVAIGDSERWMATPASSGDPRNPVPHLAVKPQAPGIQTNLTIYTTKHIYHILLRSRGSHAVQEVEFYYPDELITAMKNADSAPKAQQDTTADPPGDDSGNVVKVANVNPAQLNFAYTVGGANVPWKPIRAFDDGSHVYIQMPPGMKSSEAPALLVNAGSGTQMVNYRVKGNYYVVDRLVTDAILVSGVGRDQDRVTISYAGAAR
- a CDS encoding VirB8/TrbF family protein produces the protein MESNPYLEARREWDERYADLVLGKRNWQIAAGGLLLLSLILASGIVWISNRSRYIPYVVEVDKMGYALTVPQPLTPIALPDVTARMERYELAAFIRDARSVTSDPQVEHQTLNALLAHTRGAADRFLDEYYHSDNFTHNPFKIAEKQTVSVQIDSILRLSTRSYQVRWTEQQRDLNGIAVGSPSHWEAALQTEIVPPSSDDAIVSNPLGFCVTQISWTEQQG
- a CDS encoding methyltransferase: METPFQIRRPRSDDRPLWDVYFALQGSAAILAAHKLKVFALLGERPRSLSEVCDALTLAPRPAEALLSISAAAGFVELREGRYRLTSVAEDYLLESSPTYFGSHWQNIVIDLESMYSISSVVKAAQTDSPQAYGGGDWTKSHEERAELAHAFTLAMHSCSMGPALAWPDKLDLSANRQMLDIGGGSGAHCIGALTRWPNLRATVFDMEPVCNAAQEIALRNGLTDRIGTHIGDLWQSNFPKADLHFYSMIYHDWPPDRCSFLTEKSYASLPSGGRIVIHEMLFNDERTGPYAVAAFNITMLLWCTGQQYSGGQLIQMLSQAGFGKLEVIPTFGYWSIVTGVKL
- a CDS encoding GNAT family N-acetyltransferase; protein product: MNASLKITKLSDGEAEEAGQTLARAFHDDPPFVHFVPEAAQRVRVLSSFFSRFARYGMVSGEVQGTADRRGIAIWLSQEHASSKLATLAGLDQLSVIFGDVGFARLSAFLTFMEKLHHDSMAATHWYLAFIGVDPTHQGKGVGTALLKPMLDRAEAEALPCYLETFLARNVPFYRKNGFNLLSEGVEPSSKCQFWTFARDPKSGGLGETSFRRPQSG
- a CDS encoding carbohydrate porin, which codes for MLRSRILAITVALPGAILLWCCVARAQLSYDNAQDTVFPHSQTLPVWLSGQGNFIFQWHPRFPAQYSGPHSFEHASEQALSEVTTLYTGVRLDQTTEAILDLESAGGSGLSQALGLGGFTNADATRNPQLDATPYLSRLWLRKVIALSDDTETVERTPLSMLTTLPVRRLDIHVGKLDLVDFFDLNSVANDSHTDFMNWTVVNNGSYDYAADTRGYTYGAIFDYEDRSWGFRFGEALLSKRANGLNLQKNLQDAHSENYQVEYRPHLIKGRSSVIRLLAFTNFANMGNYHQAIDRFLHHATPTPEISAHPRQTKLKYGFGLNAEQAFTDYIRGFLRVGWNEGQYESFNYTEVDATVAFGGDLSGALWSRPRDRFGVAFVGNAISRRHQQYLALGGLGFILGDGRLTYGPEKIMECYYSLPIPIHSGFFAAPDLQYIDNPGYNRDRGPVIVPGLRLHIEL
- a CDS encoding SDR family oxidoreductase is translated as MARHLEGKIAAVTGGGRGIGREVAKALASQGATVVINDLGVTVAGQKETSSPADDVVKEITAAGGLAAANHLDISTPEGGEGLVNQAIKDYGQLDILVNVAGILRDRMIFNMTVEEWDAVVRVHLRGHFCTMRPATAHMRERKFGRIINFSSNSAQGSPGQPNYAAAKAGILGLTYSAANSMQKYGVTVNAIFPGAATRMTDTIPGGRMPNAPSDSQSVAGTPMDPANVPPIIVYLCSDEAANVTGQCFGASGYRITRYTHMAPDRVLMNQGPWDIDQLFKVFKATLGVGLEPPRMF